Part of the Lampris incognitus isolate fLamInc1 chromosome 1, fLamInc1.hap2, whole genome shotgun sequence genome is shown below.
GCCAAAGGCTCGCAGCGGTCGACCACAGCACGAATCTCGCCAATCTGGACGCCGTCGTAGGTGCCGGCGATGGAGGTCCACTGGGTTTCTCCATTGCGGTAGGTGCGGCTGAGGCGCGCGGTGTAGGGGATGTCGGCGGTGATCTTGCGGCCCTCCATGCGGACACTGCAGGAGTGGTTTGGTGGGACGGTGAGCTCCACAGAAACGGAGTGGCTGAGCGTCTCCACCAGGGTCGTCCCCTTGGAGAACTGCAGTGTCTTTTCGCCGCTGAGCTCGATGCCCCCGGAGCCGATGAGTGGGATCTTGGCGGTGATGCTGGCTGTGACACCCAGCATGGTGGAGCGGCCTATGTTCCATGTGCTCTCCACCGCTGTCGTCTTGGAGATGGTCACCGTCTGCACAATCGGCTGGCACTCAttgttggtgacccctgagaTGCGCATGGTCTCCGGCGGGTACTGGAATATCTTTACCTCGTCGATGAAGTACTTGACATCGGAGATATGCTGACTGTAGGCATCTCTGTTAATGGTAAGGACCTGGTACGTCTTGTACCAGTACTCATCGCCCTCCCAGGGCAGGAAGAAGGCCTTGAACTGAGGGACCACCTTCCCAAGTCCGTACTTGTTCTTGCCCACGTAGATGCCCACATGGGGACATGTCCTGACAGAGTATTTGGGCACGGAGCCATAGGAGTCTTCTATCCACTCCACGAACTCAAAATTGTCTTTGTTGGCCAGGATCTCAAATTCGGGGGCGTAGTATTCACGGTCTCCATAGGGGTAGCGGCAGTAAGTACCCAGGGAGGGGTTGTAGAAGCCGGACTCACACTGGTACTTGCAGACGTAGTCTGTGCGTTCGGTGTAGCCGTTGTAAATAGCCACGGCGCCGTTGGGGAGCGAGCCATTCCAGGTCAGCCACTGGAGATTGATGTTGTCACCAAACATGAAGGAGGAaggctgctcctgctgctcctcctcaAGACTAGATGGTCTCAGGGGTCCAGACACTGGTCTGCTGTCTGACAGTACGGGAACTCTGTCCTCGAGTTCTGGGTTCAGCAGGGAGACTGtgaccgagacagacagacagcgagacagttaCATTTCGAAACAAACAAGATTTTGATATAAGGTATTTTTACTTTATAGTAAATCGGCAACAAACATTATCTTAAATGATCATTTCTCTTTAGCCATTCGTTTCCATGGCAGCACTGTGTGTAAATGACCAATTAACTTGAAACTCAGAACGTTATCAAACATGGGTTTCTTTACATTTTTAATTTCACTCACCCTAATGTAGAGCATGTTGAGCCACCCAAAACTTATTACCTCCAGAAGTGTTGGGGAAAATCTTAATTTCTGATATTTAGAAGGCTAAAATGTTTACGTCCAGATTTCAGCACAGCAACTTGGAGAACGAGAAAGTTATTGTCTTTGTTATGGTGCGGGGATACACTTTGCTCAATAGCGCTACTAGTGGCCAAAAACTCCATAGGTAATCTTTAATATTTACGTATATTCAGATTACtgcactatataataataataataacaataatatacaatataataataatagtaataataataataccagcagtatataataataataatatactatttaaaaataataataataatagtaataataataataccagcactatataataataataatataatataataataataaactttatttatattgcacctttctaaacaacgctacaaggtgccttacacaacagggtaAAATAATTCACACAGTCAAGATAAGAcgacaaaatacaataaaaaaatatAGGACATACAACTTCGCAACTGTATAATTTTCATTATGGGTACTTCTACAGCTTTTTAATATCAACCttgtactgcatgtgtgtgtgtgtgtgtgtgtgtgtgtatgcgctgtAGTGTAATATTTAATCTTCAGTCCATCCCTCTACAAGCTGTACATGCCAGTGTTTATTTATTGTGTTCCTCACTCCCTGCTGAGCGGTTTAACCTCTGTTGCCCCAGTGTTGATCCATGTGAGCCAAACGGAGGCAAATTCCTTGTGCATGGAAATTTATTTGGCCATTAAATCTGACAGTAATTATTCGTCTTTTAAAGAATGGTCACAGGGCTAaatagtgtgagagagacagagagtgcagCTGAGAACTGTGGCCTACACACCCGCCCTCGAGGCCGTGCAGGCCACAATTCATAATACACGGCCGTAATTCTCATAATTCTCAGCTGCACTACATAATTCTCAGTATTCTCAGTACATAATTCTCAttatttagccctgtgatggcctggcggcctatccagggtgtctccccgcctgccgcccagtgactgctgggataggctccagcatccccgcgaccccgagagcaggataagtggtttggataatggatgaatgaatgaatgaatgaatggtctaCTGTACTTGGTCTGTGTTGTGAGCTCCTCTCCACGATGTCCTTGAGTCGGGCGGAGGAAAGGCCCAGCAGGACCAGCAGCAGCAAGCCGGACAGCTCCATCTGGACACCGGAGACAGAGCAGAGTCAGTGATAACCTGTTAATAACGCAGCCGTCAGACACTCTGAGGATAAGGTGCCGGTGTCCCGCCATCAGTGATGAAATGCCCTAATTCGCCTTAAACGGTCGACCCAGTCACTGCTATCTGTAGGAACTAGTGGAAGCCTCTCCTCACGACAGAGGACAGAGATGACAATACAGAATAAGAGAAGTTTTAAATAAGCAGCCGAGCTAACATAGCAACCAATAAAGGTAGCTGGTGGGTTTCGGATGGGGATTATCGGTATAGATATAAATATGTCTTTCTTTTTCAGTGTCTGTctccgtccctctgtctgtcgttcAGTTAACTGTACAATCTGTCAAAATGCACAGGCATTTGCTCACAAGATGAGTTGCATAACATCACAACCATAAAAACATCACTGTGGAGTTGCGAGAGAATAACAGCATATTTTACATTTCATAATCAGTGATTTCCCATCCGGCACCAGGAAAACACGGGGAGAGCACTCACCTTCCCAGTCGTCCCCGCCGAGTCTCCGCTCACCTCCACCTTATATACCAGcacaccacaccccccccccccagctcataACTCACACCGCCACACATGTGACCAGccctgggtgtatgtgtgtgtgtgtgcgtgtgtgtgtgtgtgtgtgtgtgtgtgtttgtgtgcacacactATTTTTGTCTGgcatcactttttttttgttgctttaccATAACATTTTTGCTCATTCGTCTCATtcattattaattatattattattatcattattaatgttttaattatttaacatttttaatgtttaattaTAATATCATATAAACATAATATAAAAATATCATGTTTATTTAATAAATTAAATAATTGatttattaatgttgattgttaTATAGTATTAATTATTATATTGATAaactaatataatataatattataatatgttatatattatatattatgtaaaaaagataatataataatattaataaactaattattatgttattattcaTTTTAATTTCGGTTTGTGCATTGCAATGCTTCATAAAAACATTACACGAGACTGATGTCTGCATTATGatccgagactgtcctccaccaaaaaacgaccccatgggTCATTTGTACAAgctgcttattacgacctatagttacgttttaagttACTTCCTCGTGCgccaatttaggaaacgctcctgcggGTCGTGCTAggggacaaacgacctatgtggtcgtatgggttggaggacgtgTTGCATACAAACATTAAAGTCGTTCAACCTTTGGCCTCCACCAAACGGAGGCTTAAAAGAATCGCAAGTTTGAATCTTCAAACTGGTTTGTGACTGGACatcaatcgatcgatcgatcgatcagtGTGAAATAGCTCAGATATGAACATGCTGCTAGACATGAACATAGGCAGCTCTGTGTCCCGGTGAACTTAGCAACAGACAGAACATCACCCTTGTCACATCGGACCACCTTTGATAAAGCGAGGTCAGAAATCTGAGATAAGACGACAGATCATTAACAGATCATAATTAAGAGAAAACACTGATAAGGCACCGATAGAGACCCGCTTTTACATCTGGTACACCAGCACAGGAGCATGTCTCTGATGGCCGAGACACTTGGCAATCCTCCATTCTAAGTAGGACAACGTGAATGACGTTGAACTTTTGATGAGTTTGACATTAGTGTCCCTGGCGCAGCTCTCGGATCCtcagacactcttctccacacTGATCCAATGAGACCAACTAAGACTCAGAGAGGAGCAGCGTTCGGTATGTTTGGTCCTAAACTGTGGACCGGTGTCCTGGTGGTACCCAGAACAGACACATCACTGGCACCTTTACTCAAAACACTTTCTGCTTCCACATATTAGCTCCTGATCTGCTGCTGATcaattatcatccatccatccatccatccatccctctattatccaaaccgcttatcctgctctcagggtcgcgggggacgagcctatcccagcagtcattgggcggcagatggggagacaccctggacaggctgccagtccatcacagggtgctCAATAATGCAgataagaacatcaaagaaggttgaatcagttcatctgggcacggcgtttattgagagatacgtttcatcactcatctaagtgacctctgcagtctgAACTGGCTGCAGGTAAGGTTTCAAGTtgtatatcaagttacgtcccctAGTACGAGGGTGAGTAATTAAGCctatagcctagcctagcctatagCCTAGCTTGGTGTCTGTAAACTTATTGTTTTTCTTCATAGAGTTcggctagactgacagatgacagACAACATGTGTATTTTCAATGaccca
Proteins encoded:
- the LOC130123262 gene encoding natterin-3-like: MELSGLLLLVLLGLSSARLKDIVERSSQHRPISLLNPELEDRVPVLSDSRPVSGPLRPSSLEEEQQEQPSSFMFGDNINLQWLTWNGSLPNGAVAIYNGYTERTDYVCKYQCESGFYNPSLGTYCRYPYGDREYYAPEFEILANKDNFEFVEWIEDSYGSVPKYSVRTCPHVGIYVGKNKYGLGKVVPQFKAFFLPWEGDEYWYKTYQVLTINRDAYSQHISDVKYFIDEVKIFQYPPETMRISGVTNNECQPIVQTVTISKTTAVESTWNIGRSTMLGVTASITAKIPLIGSGGIELSGEKTLQFSKGTTLVETLSHSVSVELTVPPNHSCSVRMEGRKITADIPYTARLSRTYRNGETQWTSIAGTYDGVQIGEIRAVVDRCEPLADAKPCP